The Bradyrhizobium ottawaense genome window below encodes:
- a CDS encoding TetR family transcriptional regulator, whose amino-acid sequence MAERRSRSISSRKQPQQARSSELVAAILDAAVQVLTKEGAQRFTTARVAERAGVSVGSLYQYFPNKAAILFRLQSDEWRRTSDLLRGILADRTKPPPVRLRALVHAFILSECEEAAIRGALSDAAPLYRDAPEAQDARAAGEGIIAAFMREALPKASEATRALAGELIKTTLSEVGKRFSETPRSEAEIARHADGLADMFCAYLGELARR is encoded by the coding sequence ATGGCCGAGCGTCGAAGCCGTTCAATTTCTTCACGAAAACAGCCGCAACAGGCCCGCTCCAGCGAGCTTGTCGCGGCCATTCTCGATGCCGCTGTTCAGGTCCTGACGAAGGAGGGCGCGCAGCGTTTCACCACGGCGCGAGTGGCGGAGCGGGCCGGGGTGAGCGTCGGTTCGCTCTATCAATATTTTCCGAACAAGGCCGCGATCCTGTTCCGTCTCCAGAGCGATGAGTGGCGGCGCACGAGCGACCTCTTGCGCGGCATCCTGGCGGACCGGACGAAGCCACCGCCGGTGCGGCTGCGCGCGCTGGTCCACGCCTTCATTCTGTCCGAGTGCGAGGAGGCCGCGATCCGCGGCGCGCTCAGCGACGCTGCACCGCTCTATCGCGACGCGCCCGAGGCGCAGGACGCGCGGGCCGCCGGTGAGGGGATCATCGCGGCGTTCATGCGGGAAGCGCTGCCCAAAGCCTCCGAGGCGACCCGCGCGCTTGCCGGCGAGCTCATCAAGACGACGCTGAGCGAGGTCGGCAAGCGGTTTTCGGAGACGCCGCGCAGCGAGGCCGAGATCGCGCGCCATGCCGACGGGTTGGCCGACATGTTCTGCGCTTACCTCGGCGAACTGGCGCGACGCTGA
- a CDS encoding O-methyltransferase: MTTPTITTLAPLLDRLFDEAEAANGATRAAVADLSDAERARLMRSKTDYRDLYGRLKDAPLAVSRETGHLLYMLARSSRARVIVEFGTSFGISTLHLAAGLRDNGGGRLVTSEFEPSKAARARENLIAGGLIDLVEIREGDALKTLSTDLPATIDLVLLDGAKALYPEILDLLEGHLGPGAIIVADNADDSPDYLARVRAPGSGYMSTPFAEDVELSVRIS, translated from the coding sequence ATGACCACCCCGACCATCACAACGCTTGCGCCGCTGCTGGACCGCCTGTTCGACGAGGCCGAGGCAGCAAACGGCGCAACGCGCGCCGCCGTCGCGGATTTGTCCGACGCAGAGCGGGCGCGCTTGATGCGCAGCAAGACCGACTATCGCGACCTCTACGGACGCCTGAAGGACGCACCGCTCGCGGTCTCCCGCGAGACAGGCCACCTGCTCTACATGCTGGCACGCAGTTCCCGCGCCAGGGTGATCGTCGAGTTCGGCACGTCGTTCGGCATCTCGACGCTGCACCTTGCCGCAGGCCTGCGCGACAATGGCGGCGGCCGTCTCGTCACCAGCGAGTTCGAGCCGTCCAAGGCGGCGCGGGCGCGGGAAAACCTCATCGCCGGCGGCCTGATCGACCTCGTCGAAATCCGTGAAGGCGACGCGCTGAAGACGCTCAGTACCGATCTGCCTGCTACGATCGACCTCGTGCTGCTCGACGGCGCCAAGGCGCTCTATCCGGAGATCCTTGATCTGCTGGAAGGCCATCTCGGACCGGGTGCGATCATCGTCGCCGACAATGCCGACGACAGCCCGGACTATCTGGCGCGCGTGCGCGCGCCCGGCAGCGGCTACATGTCCACGCCCTTCGCCGAAGACGTCGAACTCTCCGTGCGGATCAGCTGA
- a CDS encoding DMT family transporter — MTSAFNAYAALALAIVLEVTASAFLQQSAQFTRPWPTLAMVLFYVASFYALSVAIRVIPLSIAYAIWGGVGIILTATVSFVLFRQMLDAAAFVGIALIVSGVVVINLFSQASVH, encoded by the coding sequence ATGACCTCCGCCTTCAATGCCTACGCAGCGCTCGCCCTCGCCATCGTTCTCGAGGTCACGGCGTCCGCCTTCCTGCAGCAATCCGCCCAGTTCACCCGACCGTGGCCGACGCTGGCGATGGTGCTGTTCTATGTCGCCTCGTTCTATGCGCTGTCGGTGGCGATCCGCGTCATTCCCTTGAGCATCGCCTATGCGATCTGGGGCGGGGTCGGCATCATCCTGACGGCGACCGTCTCCTTCGTGCTGTTCCGCCAGATGCTGGACGCCGCGGCCTTCGTCGGCATCGCGTTGATCGTATCCGGGGTCGTGGTCATCAACCTGTTCTCGCAGGCCAGTGTGCATTGA
- a CDS encoding TetR family transcriptional regulator, with translation MAESRYTRAKQPEQVRRALLDCAAAIAMDHGVAGVTVQAVAVAAGVTKGGLFHHFGSKQALIEGLFADLLAHVDAEIDAAIEADPKPRGRFTRAYVNAVFTGQAFGFATPWAALSMVVVTDPPLRRLWNDWIKARLKRHRTTDDAPDLQIVRLAADGAWLSYVTTGQTRMSAELRAVHARLLAQTYQRR, from the coding sequence ATGGCGGAAAGCCGCTACACCCGCGCCAAGCAGCCGGAGCAGGTCCGGCGCGCCCTGCTCGACTGTGCCGCGGCAATCGCCATGGACCATGGCGTCGCCGGAGTTACCGTGCAGGCGGTGGCAGTCGCGGCCGGCGTCACCAAGGGCGGACTGTTTCACCACTTTGGCAGCAAGCAGGCGCTGATCGAGGGCCTGTTTGCCGACCTGCTCGCGCACGTCGATGCCGAGATCGACGCCGCGATTGAAGCCGATCCGAAACCGCGCGGCCGCTTCACGCGGGCCTATGTGAATGCCGTGTTCACCGGCCAGGCCTTCGGCTTCGCGACCCCATGGGCGGCGTTGAGCATGGTCGTCGTCACCGATCCGCCGCTGCGCCGGCTCTGGAACGACTGGATCAAGGCGCGCCTGAAGCGTCATCGCACGACCGACGACGCGCCCGATCTGCAAATCGTACGTCTCGCCGCCGACGGCGCATGGCTCTCCTATGTCACGACGGGACAGACGCGGATGAGCGCCGAGCTACGCGCCGTGCACGCACGGCTGCTCGCGCAGACCTATCAGCGCAGATAG
- a CDS encoding SH3 domain-containing protein: MKFRTALVAAFLLVPTAALAAPGIVTVSTGLRAGPGSGFPLVDRVPGGARVNIHGCLRGNAWCDVSFSDDRGWVSSQYLEYLYRNHYVYLPDYVDEIDVPVVPFVLTSYWSSYYGGRPWYRRHAYWNNYWTSHQSVATRMTIDPRAARIGRAATRDAAIALERSGVRGKGAAAISTRDAATTQRDAAIAKRDAAIAKRGAAVTPDRVGRSERIAHERTNVQTRNPRDAQARMMREQAATRATVRSQPMARAHEAPRVAEPSARPATPHVAQPSVSHGSPMNARAQMPAPRAAAPAMPHGGGGGAPHINAAPRGGGAPAGGPAGGHQKH; this comes from the coding sequence ATGAAATTCAGAACCGCTTTAGTTGCAGCATTTTTGCTGGTCCCGACAGCCGCATTGGCCGCGCCGGGCATCGTTACCGTCTCGACCGGCCTGCGCGCCGGACCGGGCTCGGGCTTTCCCCTGGTCGATCGCGTCCCCGGGGGCGCCCGCGTCAACATCCATGGCTGCCTGCGCGGCAATGCCTGGTGCGACGTCAGCTTCTCTGATGATCGCGGCTGGGTGTCGTCGCAATATCTCGAATATCTCTATCGCAATCACTACGTCTATCTCCCCGACTATGTCGACGAGATCGATGTGCCCGTCGTTCCCTTCGTGCTGACCTCGTATTGGTCGAGTTACTATGGGGGACGTCCCTGGTATCGACGCCATGCCTATTGGAATAATTACTGGACCTCGCATCAGAGCGTCGCGACGCGGATGACGATCGATCCGCGTGCTGCCCGCATCGGCCGGGCGGCAACGCGCGACGCCGCGATCGCACTCGAACGCAGCGGTGTGCGCGGCAAGGGGGCCGCCGCGATCTCAACGCGTGACGCCGCGACCACACAGCGCGACGCTGCGATCGCCAAGCGCGACGCTGCGATCGCCAAGCGCGGCGCTGCGGTTACGCCCGACCGCGTTGGACGAAGTGAGCGCATCGCGCATGAGCGGACCAATGTGCAGACCCGCAATCCGCGTGATGCACAAGCCCGCATGATGCGCGAGCAGGCCGCCACCCGCGCTACGGTGCGTTCGCAGCCGATGGCCCGCGCGCACGAAGCGCCGCGTGTGGCCGAGCCTTCAGCGCGTCCCGCGACGCCACATGTCGCCCAGCCAAGCGTGAGCCATGGTTCGCCGATGAATGCCCGTGCGCAGATGCCGGCGCCGCGCGCGGCCGCGCCCGCAATGCCGCACGGCGGCGGGGGCGGTGCTCCGCACATCAATGCCGCCCCGCGTGGCGGCGGCGCCCCGGCGGGCGGCCCCGCTGGCGGACATCAGAAGCACTAG
- a CDS encoding FAD-binding monooxygenase codes for MQFHLNGFQPGDPDIADPAERVQAPGAAGAVPGEVDVLIVGCGPAGLTLAAQLAQFPEIKTCIVEQKPDRLLVGQADGIACRTMEMFHAYGFSERVLKEAYWVNETTFWKPDEGQPETIVRSGRVQDVEDGLSEFPHVILNQARIHDGFLDVMRKSPAKLAPHYSRRLLDLEVDPAAGPADHAVTVRLERVDAASEGKVEQIKARYVVGCDGARSTVRKSIGRELHGDSANHAWGVMDVLAVTDFPDIRFKSLIQSAKDGSLLIIPREGGYMVRIYVELAKLDVGERVASRNVTADDVIAKAQRILKPHTLDVKEIAWWSVYEIGQRLTDKFDDVPEAEIATRLPRVFIAGDACHTHSPKAGQGMNVSMQDAFNLGWKLAAVLRKQCAPSLMHSYSAERQAVAKELIDFDREWAGILASSAKAGGGDAAETQDYFVRHGRYTAGTATHYTPSILTGAASHQHLAEGFIIGKRFHSAPVIRLADAKPMHLGHATQADGRFRIYAFSPAENPAASDSAIRRLCNFFAESRESPIRRYTSRNLDIDSVIDLRAVFQQDHRELAIEAMPPMLLPSKGRYGLYDYEKMFCPDLKSGHDVFAMRGIDRKAGCTVVVRPDQYVASVLPLDDYAGLASYFDGFMLRIK; via the coding sequence ATGCAATTCCATCTGAATGGATTTCAGCCGGGCGACCCTGACATCGCCGACCCCGCCGAGCGCGTTCAAGCCCCGGGCGCGGCGGGCGCCGTGCCTGGCGAGGTCGATGTCCTCATCGTCGGCTGTGGACCGGCCGGCCTCACGCTCGCCGCCCAGCTTGCGCAATTCCCTGAGATCAAGACCTGCATCGTCGAGCAGAAGCCGGATCGCTTGCTGGTCGGGCAGGCCGACGGCATCGCCTGCCGCACCATGGAAATGTTTCACGCCTACGGTTTCAGCGAGCGCGTGCTGAAGGAGGCCTATTGGGTCAACGAGACGACATTCTGGAAGCCGGACGAGGGCCAGCCCGAGACCATCGTCCGCAGCGGCCGGGTGCAGGACGTCGAGGACGGCCTGTCCGAATTCCCGCATGTCATCCTCAACCAGGCGCGCATCCATGACGGCTTTCTCGACGTGATGCGGAAATCGCCGGCCAAGCTCGCCCCTCACTACAGCCGCCGCCTGCTCGACCTCGAGGTCGATCCGGCTGCAGGTCCAGCCGACCATGCCGTGACCGTGCGCCTCGAACGCGTCGATGCCGCAAGCGAGGGCAAGGTCGAGCAGATCAAGGCGCGCTATGTCGTTGGCTGCGATGGCGCGCGCAGCACCGTGCGCAAGTCGATCGGGCGCGAGCTGCACGGCGATTCCGCCAACCACGCCTGGGGCGTGATGGACGTCTTGGCGGTGACCGATTTCCCGGATATCCGCTTCAAGTCGCTGATCCAATCGGCGAAGGACGGCAGCCTGCTGATCATTCCGCGCGAAGGCGGCTACATGGTCCGCATCTATGTCGAGCTCGCCAAGCTCGATGTCGGCGAGCGCGTCGCCAGCCGCAACGTCACCGCCGATGACGTGATTGCGAAAGCGCAGCGGATCCTGAAGCCCCATACGCTCGACGTGAAGGAGATCGCCTGGTGGTCGGTCTACGAGATCGGCCAGCGTCTCACCGACAAGTTCGACGACGTGCCGGAAGCCGAGATCGCAACGCGCCTGCCGCGCGTCTTCATCGCCGGCGATGCCTGCCATACGCATAGCCCGAAGGCGGGGCAGGGCATGAACGTCTCGATGCAGGACGCCTTCAATCTGGGCTGGAAGCTTGCCGCCGTCCTCCGGAAGCAGTGCGCCCCGAGCCTGATGCATTCCTATTCGGCGGAGCGTCAGGCGGTTGCGAAAGAGCTGATCGATTTCGATCGCGAGTGGGCGGGAATTTTGGCTTCGTCAGCAAAAGCGGGTGGCGGCGACGCTGCCGAGACGCAGGACTATTTTGTCAGGCATGGCCGCTACACCGCGGGCACGGCGACACATTACACGCCATCGATTCTCACCGGTGCAGCCTCGCATCAGCACCTCGCAGAGGGATTCATCATCGGCAAGCGCTTCCACTCGGCGCCCGTGATCCGACTTGCGGACGCAAAGCCGATGCATTTGGGTCATGCCACGCAGGCCGACGGTCGTTTTCGGATCTACGCGTTCTCGCCCGCTGAGAATCCCGCTGCCTCGGACTCGGCCATTCGTCGCTTGTGCAATTTTTTCGCCGAGTCCCGGGAATCGCCGATCCGGCGATATACGTCCAGAAATCTCGACATCGACAGCGTGATCGATCTGCGCGCAGTGTTTCAGCAGGATCATCGAGAGCTCGCGATCGAGGCAATGCCGCCCATGTTGCTCCCAAGCAAGGGCCGGTATGGCTTGTATGATTACGAGAAAATGTTCTGTCCGGACCTCAAGAGCGGCCACGACGTCTTTGCGATGCGCGGCATCGATCGGAAGGCGGGCTGCACGGTTGTGGTGCGGCCCGACCAGTATGTCGCAAGCGTACTGCCGCTCGATGACTATGCCGGGCTCGCGTCCTACTTCGACGGGTTCATGTTGCGGATCAAGTGA
- a CDS encoding MarR family winged helix-turn-helix transcriptional regulator, whose translation MKDNNDMPGHLARRFQQIAVAVFLAEVEDAGFDLTPVQYAALATIKANPGLDQVTLAGLIAYDRTTITGVIDRLVQKGLAERRASSRDRRARELEITDEGRRTLRKITPAVESAQRILLRGLSAKEGEDLMRLLRKAIAAGNDLSRAPLRDLQA comes from the coding sequence GTGAAAGACAACAACGACATGCCCGGGCATCTGGCGCGCCGGTTCCAGCAGATCGCCGTCGCGGTGTTCCTGGCCGAGGTCGAGGATGCCGGCTTCGATCTCACGCCGGTGCAATACGCCGCGCTTGCGACCATCAAGGCCAATCCGGGGCTCGACCAGGTGACGCTTGCAGGGCTGATCGCCTATGACCGCACCACCATCACCGGCGTGATCGACCGCCTCGTGCAGAAGGGACTGGCCGAGCGCCGCGCTTCCAGCCGCGATCGCCGCGCCCGCGAACTCGAGATCACCGACGAGGGCCGGCGCACGCTGCGCAAGATCACCCCGGCCGTGGAATCGGCCCAGCGCATCCTGCTGCGTGGCCTCAGCGCAAAGGAGGGCGAGGATCTGATGCGGCTGCTGCGCAAGGCGATTGCCGCCGGCAACGATCTGAGCCGCGCCCCGCTCCGCGATCTGCAGGCATGA
- a CDS encoding L,D-transpeptidase, which yields MQATLSPSTDASMTPRDRQLLAHTPYAQANVPEQYLRHVVDYQRKEQPGTILVDTDARYLYYVLPEGKAIRYGVAVGEEAMAFSGVARVGRLAEWPDWVPTADIQARLGPYPARVPGGPANPLGARGIYLYSGNKDTLYRIHGTNQPEYIGQAISSGCIRMRNEDVIDLYDRVKLNSMVVVLPPGQNAQAETGARWRG from the coding sequence ATGCAGGCAACGCTTTCGCCGTCGACCGACGCGAGCATGACGCCGCGCGACCGGCAGTTGCTTGCGCACACGCCTTACGCGCAAGCGAATGTGCCCGAACAATATCTCCGTCACGTCGTCGACTATCAGCGCAAGGAGCAACCGGGTACCATCCTGGTCGATACCGACGCACGCTATCTCTATTACGTGCTGCCAGAGGGCAAGGCGATCCGCTACGGCGTTGCGGTCGGCGAGGAAGCCATGGCGTTCTCCGGCGTCGCGCGGGTCGGTCGCCTGGCGGAATGGCCGGACTGGGTTCCGACGGCAGATATCCAGGCGCGGCTCGGGCCGTACCCGGCGCGCGTTCCCGGCGGTCCCGCCAATCCCTTGGGCGCGCGGGGCATCTATCTCTATTCCGGCAACAAGGACACGCTCTACCGGATTCATGGCACCAACCAGCCCGAATATATCGGGCAGGCGATCTCGTCCGGCTGCATCCGGATGCGCAACGAGGACGTGATCGATCTCTACGACCGGGTGAAGCTCAATTCGATGGTCGTGGTGCTGCCGCCCGGACAGAACGCGCAGGCCGAGACCGGCGCGCGCTGGCGCGGGTGA
- a CDS encoding DUF6894 family protein, with the protein MPYYSFDLVVGGEFRNQGGIILEDIEVASDRADQLATELSQVKPELQQKGCAVRVTDRDDNELYRTPLDPVPAWRR; encoded by the coding sequence ATGCCGTACTACTCTTTCGATCTTGTGGTTGGTGGAGAGTTCAGGAACCAGGGCGGAATCATCCTCGAAGACATCGAGGTTGCCTCCGATCGCGCCGACCAGCTCGCCACCGAGCTGTCGCAGGTGAAGCCGGAGCTGCAGCAAAAGGGTTGCGCGGTGCGCGTCACCGATCGCGACGACAACGAGCTTTACCGCACGCCGCTCGATCCCGTGCCGGCCTGGCGCCGCTGA
- a CDS encoding SDR family NAD(P)-dependent oxidoreductase codes for MSLFSTPFDPARDTALVTGAGNGIGRAIAQALVGEGVRTVFADISAERVSAAIGASKRPELAVPWVGDLAELDACDALLATADAALGGITHFVHSASPPRREADHALAVDRRIWQQMHAVNLDAGFHLARELAKRLIAAKRPGSFLFLTSLHAGTPRNLPHYSTAKAAMAMLVKELAKTFGRHDIRVNALVPGAIAAGGFVADPALARHIPLGRLGEANDLAPMALTVLSNKLSAYVTGAAFVVDGGLSLTNWFEPPALDE; via the coding sequence ATGAGCCTGTTCAGCACGCCATTCGATCCTGCCCGCGACACAGCGCTCGTCACCGGCGCGGGCAACGGCATCGGGCGCGCCATCGCGCAGGCCTTGGTTGGCGAGGGCGTCCGGACCGTGTTTGCCGACATCAGCGCGGAGCGGGTGAGCGCCGCGATCGGCGCGAGCAAGAGGCCAGAACTGGCGGTGCCCTGGGTCGGCGATCTCGCCGAATTGGATGCGTGCGACGCGCTGCTTGCTACCGCAGACGCTGCGTTGGGCGGTATCACGCATTTCGTCCACAGCGCATCGCCGCCGCGGCGAGAGGCCGATCATGCGCTCGCGGTCGATCGCAGGATCTGGCAGCAGATGCATGCCGTCAATCTCGATGCCGGCTTTCACTTGGCGCGCGAACTCGCAAAGCGGCTGATCGCGGCGAAGCGGCCGGGCTCGTTCCTGTTTCTCACCTCGCTGCATGCGGGCACGCCGCGCAACCTGCCGCATTATTCGACGGCGAAGGCGGCGATGGCGATGCTGGTGAAGGAGTTGGCCAAGACGTTCGGCCGCCACGACATCCGCGTCAATGCGCTGGTGCCCGGCGCGATCGCCGCCGGCGGGTTCGTCGCGGATCCCGCGCTGGCGCGGCACATTCCGCTCGGGCGTCTCGGCGAGGCCAATGACCTTGCGCCGATGGCGCTCACCGTCTTGTCGAACAAGCTCTCCGCTTACGTCACCGGCGCAGCCTTCGTCGTCGACGGCGGATTGTCGCTGACGAACTGGTTCGAGCCGCCGGCGCTTGACGAGTAG
- the minE gene encoding cell division topological specificity factor MinE, translating into MSMGLLRLLRGKKASAPVARERLQILLAHERGMRGQPDLLGVLREEILAVVSKHVMLDPTKVIVRLERGDEVSTLEVDIEVPNDFERKKAAVA; encoded by the coding sequence ATGAGCATGGGTCTGCTTCGACTTCTCCGCGGCAAGAAGGCCTCGGCACCCGTCGCACGCGAACGGCTGCAGATCCTGCTTGCCCATGAGCGCGGAATGCGTGGCCAGCCCGATCTGCTCGGCGTGCTGCGCGAGGAAATTCTCGCCGTCGTGTCCAAGCACGTCATGCTGGACCCGACCAAGGTCATCGTCCGGCTCGAGCGCGGCGACGAGGTATCGACCCTGGAGGTCGATATCGAGGTACCCAACGACTTCGAGCGCAAGAAAGCGGCGGTCGCGTAG
- the minD gene encoding septum site-determining protein MinD codes for MAKVLVVTSGKGGVGKTTTTAALGAALAQRGDKVVVVDFDVGLRNLDLVMGAERRVVFDLINVVQGVAKLPQALIKDKRLENLWLLPASQTRDKDALTEEGVGKVIDDLRARFDWVICDSPAGIERGASMAMRFADEAVIVTNPEVSSVRDSDRIIGMLDSKTVRAEKGERVEKHILITRYDPSRAARGEMLTIEDILEILATPLLGIIPESQDVLKASNVGTPVTLSNADGAPARAYMDAAKRLCGENVTMHVPAERRGLMDRLLRRRAA; via the coding sequence ATGGCAAAGGTACTGGTCGTGACATCAGGCAAGGGGGGCGTCGGCAAGACCACGACGACCGCCGCCCTTGGGGCTGCGCTGGCGCAACGCGGCGACAAGGTCGTCGTCGTCGATTTCGACGTCGGCCTGCGTAACCTCGACCTCGTGATGGGCGCCGAACGCCGCGTTGTATTCGACCTCATCAACGTGGTGCAGGGCGTCGCCAAACTGCCGCAGGCACTGATCAAGGACAAGCGGCTGGAGAACCTCTGGCTGCTGCCGGCCTCGCAGACCCGCGACAAGGACGCACTGACGGAAGAGGGCGTCGGCAAGGTCATCGACGATCTGCGCGCCCGCTTCGACTGGGTCATCTGCGACAGCCCGGCCGGTATCGAGCGCGGCGCCTCCATGGCCATGCGCTTTGCCGACGAGGCCGTGATCGTGACCAACCCGGAAGTCTCCTCGGTGCGCGATTCCGATCGCATCATCGGCATGCTCGATTCCAAGACCGTGCGGGCCGAGAAGGGCGAGCGCGTCGAGAAGCACATCCTCATCACCCGCTATGACCCCTCGCGCGCCGCGCGCGGCGAGATGCTGACCATCGAGGACATCCTCGAGATCCTCGCAACGCCCCTGCTCGGCATCATCCCCGAGAGCCAGGACGTGTTGAAGGCCTCCAACGTCGGCACGCCGGTGACGCTGTCGAATGCGGATGGAGCGCCGGCGCGGGCCTATATGGACGCGGCCAAGCGCCTCTGCGGCGAGAACGTGACGATGCATGTTCCCGCCGAGCGCAGAGGTCTGATGGATCGTCTGCTGCGACGGAGGGCTGCATGA
- the minC gene encoding septum site-determining protein MinC, which produces MEAAVKPQRQMVRLRGRSYVAFVFTPTVPVQDWLHEIDATIARSPGFFAGRPVVIDLSSVDLSQSGIGHLLTSLQDRNIRVLGIEGVEEARLTPMMPPLLSGGRSCVIEPNAPKKAETKADAKPTSLLLETPVRSGQTVIFPEGDVTILGSVGSGAEVVAGGSIHVYGALRGRAMAGVNGRTSARIYCQKIEAELLAIDGFYQTADDIDEALRGKPAQAWLQGNTMRITALN; this is translated from the coding sequence ATGGAGGCTGCAGTCAAACCTCAACGCCAAATGGTGCGCCTGCGCGGGCGCTCCTATGTGGCCTTCGTGTTCACGCCGACGGTTCCGGTGCAGGACTGGCTGCACGAGATCGATGCCACCATTGCGCGTTCGCCGGGCTTCTTTGCCGGCCGGCCCGTGGTGATCGACCTGTCCTCGGTCGACCTCAGCCAGTCCGGGATCGGCCATCTGCTCACCAGCCTTCAGGACCGCAACATCCGCGTGCTCGGCATCGAGGGCGTGGAGGAGGCGAGGCTGACCCCGATGATGCCGCCGCTGCTCTCGGGCGGGCGCAGCTGCGTGATCGAGCCGAACGCGCCGAAGAAGGCCGAGACGAAGGCCGACGCCAAGCCGACGTCACTGCTGCTGGAGACCCCCGTGCGCTCGGGCCAGACCGTGATCTTTCCCGAAGGCGACGTCACCATCCTCGGCTCAGTCGGGTCGGGTGCCGAAGTCGTCGCCGGCGGTTCCATCCACGTCTATGGCGCGCTGCGCGGCCGCGCCATGGCGGGCGTGAACGGTCGCACGAGCGCGCGCATCTATTGCCAGAAGATCGAAGCCGAACTGCTTGCAATCGATGGGTTTTATCAGACCGCCGACGATATCGACGAGGCCCTGCGCGGCAAGCCGGCCCAGGCCTGGCTGCAGGGCAACACCATGCGAATTACCGCGCTGAACTGA
- a CDS encoding ABC transporter substrate-binding protein, producing MKRLQAVGSALVLTLMLGATAAPAHAGEAVNLILNWTPTADHAPYYYAKAQGWYEKAGIDLTIETGKGSGVSAAKVGSGGSPFGVADLATMLVAKSKGADTVAVMSVYANTGQTFYWLKSYGVNGVKDFAGHKVGNPPGDASRVMWPAFAKAAGIAPDSVGFVNVGPTAKIAALKSHTVDIISDFYNEHDLKVIEFGADLGYVNWKDIGLNPYGNSLIVNGAYLQKNPKVVEEFVRVTQKAFAACVADVAPCLKALLDQVSGLDQANQERQWERIKFLMTDEFTTTKSLGWIDGERMKKDYELVQTYLGMEKPFDVTTAFTTKMLDPGIKMDASKVKK from the coding sequence ATGAAGCGTTTGCAGGCGGTGGGCTCGGCCCTGGTCTTGACCCTGATGCTCGGTGCAACTGCGGCGCCCGCGCATGCGGGCGAAGCGGTCAATCTGATCCTGAACTGGACGCCGACGGCCGATCACGCGCCGTATTATTATGCCAAGGCGCAAGGCTGGTACGAGAAGGCAGGCATCGACCTCACGATCGAGACCGGCAAGGGCTCGGGCGTCTCCGCCGCCAAGGTCGGCTCCGGCGGCTCGCCCTTCGGCGTCGCCGATCTCGCCACCATGCTGGTGGCCAAGAGCAAGGGCGCCGATACCGTCGCGGTGATGAGCGTCTATGCCAATACCGGGCAGACCTTCTACTGGCTGAAGAGCTACGGCGTGAACGGCGTGAAGGATTTTGCCGGCCACAAGGTCGGCAATCCGCCCGGTGATGCCTCGCGCGTGATGTGGCCAGCCTTCGCCAAGGCTGCGGGCATCGCGCCGGATTCCGTCGGCTTCGTCAATGTCGGGCCAACCGCGAAGATCGCGGCGCTGAAGAGCCACACCGTCGACATCATCAGCGACTTCTACAACGAGCACGATCTGAAGGTGATCGAGTTCGGGGCCGACCTCGGCTACGTCAACTGGAAGGACATCGGGCTCAACCCTTACGGCAATTCGCTGATCGTCAACGGCGCATACTTGCAGAAGAACCCGAAGGTCGTCGAGGAGTTCGTGCGCGTCACGCAGAAGGCCTTTGCGGCCTGCGTCGCCGACGTCGCGCCGTGCCTGAAGGCACTGCTCGACCAGGTCTCCGGTCTCGACCAGGCGAACCAGGAGCGCCAGTGGGAGCGCATCAAGTTCCTGATGACGGACGAGTTCACGACGACGAAATCGCTCGGTTGGATCGACGGCGAGCGGATGAAGAAGGACTATGAACTGGTCCAGACCTATCTCGGCATGGAGAAGCCGTTCGACGTGACGACGGCGTTCACGACGAAGATGCTGGATCCGGGCATCAAGATGGATGCGAGCAAGGTGAAGAAGTAG